Below is a window of Myroides profundi DNA.
AGCAGATATTCCACAAGATATTGGACAACCAGAACTAGGTCCTATCTCTACAGGACTAGGAGAAATATACCAGTATGTAGTAAGACCCTTAGAAGGCTATGAAGATAAATATGATCTTACAGAATTGCGATCAATACAAGACTGGGTTGTTCGCCGTCAATTACTATCTGTAAAGGGAGTAGCTGAAGTAAGCAGTTTTGGAGGGAAATTAAAACAATATGAAATAGCTGTTAATTCCAACAAACTAGACGCCTATGGCATTACCATTAACGATGTGTTCTCTGCTTTAGAAAACAACAATGAGAATACAGGTGGGGCTTATATAGAAAAAGGACCAACTGTATTATATATACGCACAGAAGGATTAGTAGCCTCTATAGAAGATATAGAAAACATTGCTATTACTTCTAAAAATACTGAACTGCCTCTTTTAATAAGAGATGTGGCTAAAGTACAGATAGGACATGCTACACGATATGGCGCCATGACTTATAATGATAAAGGCGAAGTATCAGGAGCTGTCGTAATGATGCTTAAAGGAGAAAACAGTAATGATGTCATCAAGAATGTCAAAGAAAAAGTAGCTGAAATCCAAAAGACTTTGCCTGAAGGCGTTGTTATAGAACCTTTCCTTGATCGTACTAAAATGGTTAATAATGCCATCGGTACTGTAGAGACCAATCTAACTGAAGGAGCCCTTATCGTAGTATTTGTACTAGTTCTATTCTTAGGAAATATGAGAGCAGGACTACTAGTAGCTTCTATTATACCCCTAGCGATGTTATTTGCTATTTGTATGATGAATCTTTTCGGAGTAAGTGGTAATCTAATGAGTTTAGGAGCTCTAGACTTTGGATTAATAATAGATGGAGCAGTTATTATTGTAGAAGCCGTCCTCCATCAGTTCTCCCATAACGCCAGGTATAAATCAATGAATAGACTGTCTCAAGAAGATATGAATAAGACTGTAGTACATTCAGCATCTAAGATGATGAACAGTGCAGTCTTTGGTCAGATTATCATTCTTATCGTATACATCCCTATTCTTACATTAGAAGGTATCGAAGGTAAAATGTTCAAACCGATGGCTCAGACAGTAGCCTTCGCCTTATTAGGAGCATTCTTATTATCATTAACGTATGTACCAATGATGAGCTCTCTAATTATGAGCCGAAAAGTAACTCATAAACCAAACTTCTCTGAAAGAGTAATAGCTAAACTAGAAAAGTTCTATCAAAAATGCCTTGTCAAAGTATTAGAAATACCAAAAACAATCTATGCTATTGTAGGAGTCTTATTTGCTATTGCCCTATACATCTTATCTACTTTAGGAGGAGAGTTTATCCCTTCTCTTGAAGAAGGAGACTTTGCAGTAGATACAAAAGTATTAAATGGAAGTACATTAACCACGACTATAGAAAGTACACAAAAGACTGCACATATCCTTAAATCACGCTTCCCTGAAGTAGAGAAAGTAGTGACTAAGATCGGTAGTGCAGAAGTACCTACAGATCCTATGCCTATGGACGCTAGTGATATGATGGTTATCCTAAAAGATAAGAAGGAATGGACATCAGCAAAGACTTTTCCAGAACTAGCAGAGAAGATGACTAAAGCATTAGAAGAAGTACCTGGGGTAACTGTAGGGTTCCAATTCCCTGTACAAATGCGTTTCAACGAATTAATGACAGGAGCTAGACAGGATGTAGTAGTCAAAGTATTCGGTGAAGACCTTGATCAATTAGCAGAAATAGCAGGTAAGATAGGCAATATAGCGAATGGTGTAAAAGGAGCTACTAACCTATATGTAGAACCTGTAACAGGAATGCCACAATTAATGATTGAGTATAACCGTCCTGCTATTGCACGTTACAGATTATCGATAGCTGAGATTAATAGAATAGTCAATTCTTCATTAGCCGGTCAGAGCACAGGTATGGTGTATGAAGGAGAAAAGCGCTTTGACATGGTTGTTCGTATGGACGAGACCAATCGAAAAAAATTATCTGATATCGAGAATCTCTTAATCCCAACACCTTTAGGTAATCAAGTTCCACTAAATCAATTAGCGAATGTAGAAATAAAAGAAGGTCCTAATCAAATCCAACGTGAAAATGCACAGCGTAGAATATTCGTAGGGTTTAATGTAAAAGATCGTGATGTACAGAGTATAGTAGAAGAGCTACAAGAGAAAGTAGAAGCACAAATCAAACTACCTACAGGTTATCAAATCACCTATGGAGGACAATTCGAAAACTTAAACGAAGCAAAAGAGCGATTAGCCATAGCAGTTCCCTTAGCGCTTGTCTTGATATTCCTATTGTTGTTCTTTGCCTTTAGAGATATCAGAGAGTGTTTAATGATCTTTACTGCCATCCCTCTTTCTATCATCGGAGGTGTATTTTTATTAGCACTTAGAGGCATGCCATTCAGTATTAGTGCAGGAGTAGGCTTTATAGCTCTATTTGGTGTAGCTGTTCTAAACGGGATTGTGCTTATTGCTGAGTTTAATAGACTTCAGAAATCTGGAATAAAAAACATTGTATTCATCGTAGTTAGAGGAGCTAAATCTAGACTTCGTCCAGTATTAATGACTGCCTGTGTTGCATCCTTTGGTTTCTTACCTATGGCATTGAGTAACGGTGCAGGAGCAGAAGTACAACGCCCATTAGCAACAGTAGTAATCGGAGGTTTAATGTTAGCTACATTCCTTACCCTATTTATACTACCGTTGTTGTATATCACATTTGAACAAAAATTACACTTCAGCTTTATGAAAAAGAAAAAAGCGATAACAGCTATTGCTATCTTCTTAGGACTAGGTCTTTCTGCTCAAGCGCAGACACCTATAAGTCTAGAGAATGCCCTAGCCCAAGCGATAGAGAATAACAGTACTATCCGTGCAGAAAAACTAAAAACAGAATATGCTAAAGCATTTATTAGAACAGCCACAGATATACAACAAACAACTATCACAGGAGAGTTTGGACAAATAAACGGTCCTTATACGGACAATAAATTCTCTATTGCTCAGGACTTTGCTTTTCCTACGGTATATAATAAACAGAAGAACGTATACAAAGCTGAACATCAACAAAGCATTTATAACCTTAACCTAAAGGGATATGAGCTAAAGAAAACAGTCACTCAGAACTTCTATGACTTTATCTATTGGCAAGAAAAAGAGGCACTATTACTACGTGCAGACAGTCTGTACGCTAATTTCTACAGTAAGGCTACTCTTCGTCTACAAAAAGGAGAGAGCAATATTTTAGAGAAAACAATGGCTCAGAATCAACAACTAAGTATTCAAGCACAATTAGGTGAAGTACAAAAAACAAAACAGTTAATCCAACTTCAGCTTCAGTATTTACTAAATACATCTGAGAACATCGTTCCTTCTTTAGAACAGAAGAAGTTAGAACTGTCTAGTCTTGAAAGTGATTTAGAGAATAACCCTGTGCTACAATTGATAGAAAATCAAAAGATAATTGCACAAGAACAAACTAAACTAGAACGCTCTAAACAACTCCCTAACCTACAAGCTGCTTATAATAACAGTAGCTTTATGGGCATGGCGGCTAACGATGTGTATTACGACAGGAATAATCGTTTCCATTCTTTTCAAGTAGGTATCTCACTACCCCTATTCACTAGTGGGCAGAGAGGTCGTGTTAAGAGTGCTAAAGTAGCTGAAGAGGTAGCAGAAGCAGAATACACGATGACTAGAGACCTTATGAACTCACGTTATCAACAGTTGTTAATAGCACATCAGAACAACCAAGGTATTCTAAATAAATATGAAAGTTTCTCTTTTGATAACTCTAATACAATTACAAAGACAGCCCAATTACAATTCATCAACGGAGATATCAACTATCTAGAATATGTAATGCTGATTAACCAAGCTCTAGAAACTGTTAATAAGTACTTAGATACCCTAAAAATGTACAATGACAATATCATCCAGATTAACTACTTAACTTCTAATAATTAATGATCATGTTATCTAAATATATCAATACCAAATACTTTGTTCTAGGACTTGCCTTAGCGAGTATCACACTATTCACCCAATGTAAGACAGAGCCAAAAGAAGAAGATCTTATCTCTGCAACAGACAAAGACACAACCACTGTACATCTAACTGATGCACAGATGAAGAATACAACTATAGAAACGGGCTCTCTGACTGAGCGCAAAATAGCGACAACACTAAAGCTAAATGGTAAAATAGATGTTCCTCCACAGAACCTCATCTCCATAATTAACCCTCTAGGGGGATACCTTAAAAGTACTAAGTTATTACCTGGTATGCATATCAAAAAGGGTGAACTAATCGCTACGATGGAAGACCCTCAGTATATTCAATTACAACAGAATTACTTAATCGCTAAGGACAAATATGAGTTTGCAAAACTAGATTACAACCGTCAGAAAGACCTAAACGCAAGTCAAGCAAGTAGTGATAAGGTAATGCAAATCGCGCAAGCAGAGATGAATAATCAACGCATCACGATGAATGCCCTAGCACAGCAGTTAAGTTTAATCAACATTAGCCCTGCTTCACTGACTCATACTAACATTAGTAGAACTATTAATATATACAGCCCTATTAATGGGTTTGTGAGTAACGTTTTTGTCAATGTAGGTAAGTATGTAACCCCTTCTGATGTCATGTTTGAATTAATTAACCCTACAGATATACATCTAAACCTAAAAGTGTACGAAAAAGACCTTGATAAACTAGAGGTTGGACAGCGTGTAGTAAGTTATACTAACGGTGCACCTAATAAGAAATATGAAGGAGAGATTATACTGATCAGCATGGATGTAAACACGGATGGTGTATCTGATGTACATTGTCACTTTGAAGCATTTGATAAGAAACTAGTTCCTGGGATGTACATGAATGCTGACATAGATACACACGCAGCTGTATCACAAGCTTTGCCTGAAGAAAGTGTTGTCTATTTTGAAAAGCAAAACTATGTTTTTATAGAAACAGCAAAACAGACTTATGAGATGACTCCAGTACAAATCGGCCCTAAAGAAGATGGATATGTACAAATAATAAACGCAGATCAATTAGCTAATCAGAAGATAGTCGCTAAAGGAGCCTACACATTACTAATGAAGCTAAAAAATACAGAAGAGGAAGAATAACTTCACTTTTCATCCACTACCTAAGGGGGTATTATCTAGATAATACTCCCTTTTGCTTTTTACACAATAAGGAATCACTAATAAACAATATGTCAAAGAACTACACCACAAAGCTACTACTCTATTGATACCGCTTCGATGATATAGACTCTTATGACTATACCTGACCTTATATGGTCGATAATGGTCGCAACTAATGGGACACTATAACATTAAAACCTTAATTATAAAAAAAATGCTACCCATAAAGGATAGCATTCATATTATATCGTGATAACACCTAATTAAGGCATTAAAGCTTTTTGATATTTCTCAGCGATAGCTTGGAATCTAGCAGTTTGCTCTTTAGTTATAGTCGATGGATCAGTTTTTTGTAACTCCTCAGCGATTTTCATTAATTCCTCGCTTACTTTAGTAGCATCAGTAAGAGCTGCAGTGTCTCCAGCTTGTACTTTTTTCATCAAAGCGATGTGCTCATCAGCGATTTTTTCATACTTGTCTAATACTGCATCGTATCCAGAAGCAGCAGGAGCCTCTTCTTTTGCAGGTGCTTCTACTTCAGTTGTAGTAGCTTCTCCTTCTTTTGCAGTTTCTTTTTTCTCACCACAAGCAACAGCTACCATAGCAGCCATTCCTAATACCATAAACGTGATTTTTTTCATAGTTAATTTTGTATATAATTAAACAACCTTTAAATTATTAGGTAATACCTTATTTACTTAATTATCATAAAGATATATACCTTATTAAAGTCTATGTAAAATTAACACAAATTAACTTACAACAAAATATTTAGTAGAATATTTTTTATTTATCACTCTCATTGACAATAAGTAGCACTATTTCGCAAAATATTCACACTACCATAATAACACCTAATCCACTATTCATAAGGGATAGCGATATTATGATGTTATTCTTCACTACTAACATACCCCTAGTGTATTCTTACTTATTTATAAATCAACCTCTTATTTCCCCTTGATTATTGCACTACCATCAACCAAACGTCATAATTCTGGTGTAATTCATAAAATTATACCAAAATATTCTAATCTAAGTATCGATTATTCAATAGATATCCCCTAACTTTAGTTTTTCTAAGAGCCTTATCTTCCGATTGAGGCATTTTTTATTTACATAATACAGTAATTCTATTCACTATGAACAGACGTGATTTATTAAAACTATCAGGAACGTTGTTCGCAGGAAGTATCCTTACACAAGGATTTGCAACAACACAAGCATTAGGATCTATTGCAGATTTAGGTTTACCAACATCAGTTGATGACCCGTTATTTTTACACTTTAACGAAAATAGCTTAGGTATATCTCCTAAAGCTAAAAATGCAATTATTGACGTTTTATCTAATGTAAATCGATATCCTGACAGTTATATAAAAGAATTACAAAACACCATAGCTGATACCTTTAAGATGTCAGCAGCCCAAGTTACCATTGGTGCAGGCTCTTCTGACTTGATCAGAGCCACAGTGAATTTACAAGTATATAAAGCAATCAAGAATGGGCAGAAAGTACAGCTTATCTCACCAGATCCTTCATTTTTCTTAG
It encodes the following:
- a CDS encoding DUF6591 domain-containing protein; translated protein: MKKITFMVLGMAAMVAVACGEKKETAKEGEATTTEVEAPAKEEAPAASGYDAVLDKYEKIADEHIALMKKVQAGDTAALTDATKVSEELMKIAEELQKTDPSTITKEQTARFQAIAEKYQKALMP
- a CDS encoding efflux RND transporter periplasmic adaptor subunit, which gives rise to MLSKYINTKYFVLGLALASITLFTQCKTEPKEEDLISATDKDTTTVHLTDAQMKNTTIETGSLTERKIATTLKLNGKIDVPPQNLISIINPLGGYLKSTKLLPGMHIKKGELIATMEDPQYIQLQQNYLIAKDKYEFAKLDYNRQKDLNASQASSDKVMQIAQAEMNNQRITMNALAQQLSLINISPASLTHTNISRTINIYSPINGFVSNVFVNVGKYVTPSDVMFELINPTDIHLNLKVYEKDLDKLEVGQRVVSYTNGAPNKKYEGEIILISMDVNTDGVSDVHCHFEAFDKKLVPGMYMNADIDTHAAVSQALPEESVVYFEKQNYVFIETAKQTYEMTPVQIGPKEDGYVQIINADQLANQKIVAKGAYTLLMKLKNTEEEE
- a CDS encoding CusA/CzcA family heavy metal efflux RND transporter, yielding MLNKIIEFSVKNKLIIGLFVLALIGVGIYQTSKLPIDAVPDITDNQVQVITVAPSYGATDIERLVTFPIEQANSNIPGIKNMRSFSRFGLSLVTIVFDEDVDIYWARQQVGERLNQIKADIPQDIGQPELGPISTGLGEIYQYVVRPLEGYEDKYDLTELRSIQDWVVRRQLLSVKGVAEVSSFGGKLKQYEIAVNSNKLDAYGITINDVFSALENNNENTGGAYIEKGPTVLYIRTEGLVASIEDIENIAITSKNTELPLLIRDVAKVQIGHATRYGAMTYNDKGEVSGAVVMMLKGENSNDVIKNVKEKVAEIQKTLPEGVVIEPFLDRTKMVNNAIGTVETNLTEGALIVVFVLVLFLGNMRAGLLVASIIPLAMLFAICMMNLFGVSGNLMSLGALDFGLIIDGAVIIVEAVLHQFSHNARYKSMNRLSQEDMNKTVVHSASKMMNSAVFGQIIILIVYIPILTLEGIEGKMFKPMAQTVAFALLGAFLLSLTYVPMMSSLIMSRKVTHKPNFSERVIAKLEKFYQKCLVKVLEIPKTIYAIVGVLFAIALYILSTLGGEFIPSLEEGDFAVDTKVLNGSTLTTTIESTQKTAHILKSRFPEVEKVVTKIGSAEVPTDPMPMDASDMMVILKDKKEWTSAKTFPELAEKMTKALEEVPGVTVGFQFPVQMRFNELMTGARQDVVVKVFGEDLDQLAEIAGKIGNIANGVKGATNLYVEPVTGMPQLMIEYNRPAIARYRLSIAEINRIVNSSLAGQSTGMVYEGEKRFDMVVRMDETNRKKLSDIENLLIPTPLGNQVPLNQLANVEIKEGPNQIQRENAQRRIFVGFNVKDRDVQSIVEELQEKVEAQIKLPTGYQITYGGQFENLNEAKERLAIAVPLALVLIFLLLFFAFRDIRECLMIFTAIPLSIIGGVFLLALRGMPFSISAGVGFIALFGVAVLNGIVLIAEFNRLQKSGIKNIVFIVVRGAKSRLRPVLMTACVASFGFLPMALSNGAGAEVQRPLATVVIGGLMLATFLTLFILPLLYITFEQKLHFSFMKKKKAITAIAIFLGLGLSAQAQTPISLENALAQAIENNSTIRAEKLKTEYAKAFIRTATDIQQTTITGEFGQINGPYTDNKFSIAQDFAFPTVYNKQKNVYKAEHQQSIYNLNLKGYELKKTVTQNFYDFIYWQEKEALLLRADSLYANFYSKATLRLQKGESNILEKTMAQNQQLSIQAQLGEVQKTKQLIQLQLQYLLNTSENIVPSLEQKKLELSSLESDLENNPVLQLIENQKIIAQEQTKLERSKQLPNLQAAYNNSSFMGMAANDVYYDRNNRFHSFQVGISLPLFTSGQRGRVKSAKVAEEVAEAEYTMTRDLMNSRYQQLLIAHQNNQGILNKYESFSFDNSNTITKTAQLQFINGDINYLEYVMLINQALETVNKYLDTLKMYNDNIIQINYLTSNN